The Streptomyces sp. A2-16 sequence ACGCACCCCAAGGCGAGCCCGGCCCAGCTGCAGGCGCTCCTCAAGGCGCAGGCGAACGCCACGAGCTGCCCCGCCTCGTACGACCAGGACGGCGACGGCACACAGGACGCGGTGTGCGTGGGCGGCACCCGGGTCAACGGGTTCTACGGCTTCGGCATCGTCAACGCGCTGCGCGCGGTCAAGTGACGTGCCCGTCCCGCCACTTCGTCCGACCCGCACCACCCGCACGGACCGCTTGTACCGAGAACGAACTGGAGAGACTCTCATCATGACAGGGCCCCACGCGCGCTACCGGCGCACGCTCGCGATCCCGCTCGGTATGGCCATCGCGACGGCCATGGCGTTCCTGCCGGGCGCCACGGCGTCCGCGGCCGGGCACCCGGCCACCGCGGCCGGTGCCACCGGTGCCGTCAGCGACGTGCTAGCCTCCGCCGCGGCGGACGGCACGGCGCTCAGCTACGTCGTCAACGTCCGCCCCGGACACGGTCCCTCTGCGAAGGTGAAGAAGGCCATCGCCGCGGCCGGCGGCACGATCGTGACGTCGTACGACCAGATCGGCGTGATCGTCGTCCACTCGTCGAACCCCGACTTCGCCAAGACGATCCGCAAGGTCCGCGGGGTCGAGTCGGCGGGCAACACGCGCAACGCGCCGCTGCCCGCGCAGTCGACGACCGACGAGGGGACGCCGAAGGCGCTCAGTTCGGCGCAGATGGCCGCGGCGCAGGCCGCCGCCGACGCCGGCCAGGACCCGCTGGAGTCGTTGCAGTGGGACCTGCCCGCCATCAAGGCGGACAAGGCGCACGAGAAGTCGCTCGGCAGCAAGAAGGTGACCGTCGCCGTGATCGACACCGGCGTGGACGACACCCACCCGGACCTCGCGCCGAACTTCGACCGGGCCGCGTCCGTCAACTGTGTGACGGGCAAGCCGGACACCACCGACGGGGCCTGGCGGCCGAGCGCCGCGGAGAGCCCGCACGGCACGCACGTGGCCGGTGAGATCGCGGCCGCCAAGAACGGCGTCGGCATGACCGGTGTCGCGCCCGGTGTGAAGGTGGCGGGCATCAAGGTGTCGACCACCGCCGGCTACTTCTACACGGAGGCCGTGGTCTGCGGCTTCATGTGGGCGGCCACGCACGGCGTCGACGTCACCAACAACAGCTATTACACGGACCCGTGGTACTTCAACTGCACCGACGACCCGGACCAGAAGGCCCTTGTGGACGCGATCACCCGGGCCTCGCGGTACGCGGAGAAGCGGGGTGTGGTCAACGTCGCCGCGGCCGGCAACGAGAACTACGACCTGGCGGCCGACGAGATCACCGACCCGGTCTCGCCGAACGACGGCACGCCCTCGGACCGGGTGATCGACCCGTCCGAGTGCTTCGACATACCGACGCAGCTGCCGGGCGTCGTGACGGTCGCCGCGACCGGGGCGAAGGGCATCAAGTCGTCCTTCTCCAACTACGGTCTGGGCACCATCGACGTGGCCGCGCCCGGCGGCGACTCGACGGCCTACCAGACGCCCGCGCCGCCCGCGACCAGCGGTCTGATCCTGGGCACGCTGCCCGGCGGCAAGTGGGGGTACATGGCGGGTACGTCGATGGCCTCGCCGCACGCCGCGGCCGTGGCCGCCCTGATCAAGTCGACGCACCCGTACGCCCCGCCGGCCCTGGTGAAGGCGCTGCTGTACGCCGAGGCCGACGCCACGCCGTGCACGGACCCGTACGACATCAACGGCGACGGCAAGGTCGACGCGGTGTGCGAGGGATCCAAGAACCGCAACGGCTTCTACGGCTGGGGCACGGTGGACGCGCTGGACGCCGTGACGAAGTAGCGGCAAGGGTCGATCAAGGTCGATCTGTATATTGATTGAGTCAATACTGCATAGTGCAGTCATGACTGCAATCAAGTTCGTGGTGAGGGAAGGCGCCCTTCAGGGGCGCCTTCCCGTGCAGGAGCTGGCGCGGACCTGTGTGGGCGAGTGCGCCCTGGCCGCCGCCGAACTGGGCGCACGGCGAGCGGGGCTCGCCCGGGTGCCGGCGGTACAGGTGGACGACGGGGCGGTCGCCACCGCGTTCCTGAGCGAGCGTCATCTGTTGATCGGCGGTCGCGCGCCGGTCACCTTCGCACCGCTGTCCCGGTTCTGGCGGACGGCGGACGGATGGGTGCGGACGCACGCGAACTACCCGCACCACCGGGCACGGCTGCTCGACGCCCTGGGGGTGCCGGAGGACCCGGCAGCCGTGGAAGCGGCGCTCGCCGAGCGGTCCGCCCTGGACGTCGAGGAAGCCGTGCACGCGGCCGGGGGTCTCGCCGTGGCCCTGCGCTCTCCCGAGGAGTGGGCCGCGCACCCGCAGGCGGCCGAGGTGGCGAAACGGCCCCTGGTCGAACGGGAGCGGCCGGACACGGCACCCGCGCGCACCTTCGCCCCGGTCGGCGCCTCTCCCCTGCTGCCGGCCGCCGGCCTGCGCGTGCTGGACCTGACACGGGTCCTCGCGGGCCCGGTCGCCACCCGGACGCTCGCCCTGCTCGGCGCGGACGTCCTGCGCCTGGACGCGCCCCGGCTGCCCGAACTGCCGGACCAGCACGCCGACACCGGCTTCGGGAAGCGGTCGGCGACGCTCGACCTGGCCGTCGACCGGCAGCACTTCGAGGAGTTGCTCGCGGCGGCGGACGTGGTCGTCACCGGGTACCGGCCCGGCGCGCTCGACCGGTTCGGGCTGTCTCCCGAGGCGCTGGCCGAGCGGCGGCCGGGCCTGGTCGTCGCGCAGTTGTCGGCGTGGGGTGCGTACGGCCCGTGGCGGGAACGGCGGGGCTTCGACAGCCTCGTGCAGGCGGCCACCGGGATCGCGGTGCTGGAGGGTTCGGCGGCGCGGCCGGGCGCGCTGCCCGCGCAGGCCCTCGACCACGGCACGGGCTATCTGCTGGCGGCGGCCGTACTGCGGGCGTTGAGGGAGCAGTCGTACGAGGGCGGGAGCCGGTTCGTCAGGTTGGCACTCGCACGGACGGCCCTGTGGCTGACGGACGGCCTCGACGGCCCGGACGGCATGGCCGCGGCGGATGGGCGGAGAGGCTCGTACGACGGTCCCGGGCCCTGGTTGTCGCAGACGGACAGCGCGCTCGGGCGGCTGCGGTACGCGCTGTCGCCGGTCTCGTTCGAGGGCGGCCCCGCGGACTGGGGCCGACCACCGGTGCCGTGGGGCACGGATGCGGCACGCTGGGCCCAGCAGTTCTGAACCGGCAGGGGCACGGGAGACGTATCCATGGGTGGAATGCCCTACCACCACTTGTTTCCCTGCAGTTGCCCGGTTCTGTCCGTTGTGGTCAAGATCGGGGGGGTGACCTTGACAAGACCCTCCGAGGTGGCCGACGCGAGCCTT is a genomic window containing:
- a CDS encoding S8 family serine peptidase translates to MTGPHARYRRTLAIPLGMAIATAMAFLPGATASAAGHPATAAGATGAVSDVLASAAADGTALSYVVNVRPGHGPSAKVKKAIAAAGGTIVTSYDQIGVIVVHSSNPDFAKTIRKVRGVESAGNTRNAPLPAQSTTDEGTPKALSSAQMAAAQAAADAGQDPLESLQWDLPAIKADKAHEKSLGSKKVTVAVIDTGVDDTHPDLAPNFDRAASVNCVTGKPDTTDGAWRPSAAESPHGTHVAGEIAAAKNGVGMTGVAPGVKVAGIKVSTTAGYFYTEAVVCGFMWAATHGVDVTNNSYYTDPWYFNCTDDPDQKALVDAITRASRYAEKRGVVNVAAAGNENYDLAADEITDPVSPNDGTPSDRVIDPSECFDIPTQLPGVVTVAATGAKGIKSSFSNYGLGTIDVAAPGGDSTAYQTPAPPATSGLILGTLPGGKWGYMAGTSMASPHAAAVAALIKSTHPYAPPALVKALLYAEADATPCTDPYDINGDGKVDAVCEGSKNRNGFYGWGTVDALDAVTK
- a CDS encoding CoA transferase — protein: MTAIKFVVREGALQGRLPVQELARTCVGECALAAAELGARRAGLARVPAVQVDDGAVATAFLSERHLLIGGRAPVTFAPLSRFWRTADGWVRTHANYPHHRARLLDALGVPEDPAAVEAALAERSALDVEEAVHAAGGLAVALRSPEEWAAHPQAAEVAKRPLVERERPDTAPARTFAPVGASPLLPAAGLRVLDLTRVLAGPVATRTLALLGADVLRLDAPRLPELPDQHADTGFGKRSATLDLAVDRQHFEELLAAADVVVTGYRPGALDRFGLSPEALAERRPGLVVAQLSAWGAYGPWRERRGFDSLVQAATGIAVLEGSAARPGALPAQALDHGTGYLLAAAVLRALREQSYEGGSRFVRLALARTALWLTDGLDGPDGMAAADGRRGSYDGPGPWLSQTDSALGRLRYALSPVSFEGGPADWGRPPVPWGTDAARWAQQF